In Calothrix sp. PCC 7507, one DNA window encodes the following:
- a CDS encoding ABC transporter ATP-binding protein, with product MANVRLEDIKRRFNNVTAIEDISFEIPDGEFWVLVGPSGCGKSTILRTIAGLETATSGKLFIGDRLVNNIPARQRNVAMVFQNYALYPHMTVAQNIAFGLQMRKVDPKIIQERVMSVARSLSLDDLLDRKPKELSGGQQQRVALGRAIARQPQVFLLDEPLSNLDAQLRDDTRAELKQLHQNLGITTIYVTHDQVEAMTLADQIVVLNRGRIQQIGDPQTIYQSPANQMVATFLGSPPMNILPAIYQDDTFNINGQLLVIPPDMLENLQLRQGQSVDLGIRPEHIDINEPLRLLEQESGDLSVEVKLVEPLGRETLIRAALPGVTGVLNVQVGGDVRLRPGDRLSLQLDLHRLFLFDPITGDRILP from the coding sequence ATGGCAAATGTTCGTTTAGAAGATATTAAGCGTAGATTCAACAACGTCACCGCGATCGAAGATATTTCTTTTGAAATTCCCGATGGTGAGTTTTGGGTTTTGGTTGGGCCTTCTGGTTGCGGTAAGTCTACCATTTTGCGAACGATCGCCGGCTTGGAAACCGCGACATCAGGTAAACTTTTTATTGGCGATCGCTTGGTAAACAATATCCCCGCCAGACAGCGGAATGTGGCGATGGTGTTCCAAAACTACGCTCTTTATCCACACATGACGGTGGCCCAAAACATCGCTTTTGGGTTGCAAATGCGGAAAGTTGACCCAAAAATCATTCAAGAACGGGTGATGAGTGTGGCGCGATCGCTTTCTTTAGATGACTTGCTAGATCGCAAACCCAAAGAGCTTTCTGGGGGACAGCAGCAGCGGGTAGCATTAGGAAGGGCGATCGCCCGTCAACCACAAGTGTTTTTACTTGATGAGCCTCTGTCTAATTTAGATGCCCAATTGCGAGATGATACAAGAGCAGAATTAAAACAGCTACATCAAAATTTGGGAATTACGACTATTTATGTCACCCACGATCAAGTCGAGGCGATGACTTTGGCTGATCAGATTGTAGTATTAAATAGGGGACGAATTCAACAAATCGGCGACCCCCAAACTATTTATCAAAGTCCTGCTAACCAGATGGTAGCAACTTTTTTAGGTAGTCCCCCCATGAATATTTTGCCTGCTATTTATCAGGATGATACTTTTAATATCAATGGACAGTTATTAGTAATTCCCCCAGATATGCTGGAAAATCTCCAACTGCGTCAGGGACAAAGTGTGGATTTGGGGATTCGTCCAGAACATATTGATATTAACGAACCGCTAAGACTCCTAGAACAAGAGAGCGGAGATTTATCGGTTGAAGTGAAACTGGTGGAACCTTTGGGGAGAGAAACTTTGATTCGTGCTGCTTTACCTGGTGTAACCGGGGTGTTGAATGTGCAAGTGGGTGGAGATGTGCGTTTGCGTCCAGGCGATCGCCTTTCTTTACAACTAGATTTGCATCGGTTGTTTCTGTTTGATCCTATTACTGGTGATAGAATTTTGCCCTAA
- a CDS encoding BrnT family toxin, which translates to MNFEWDENKAVINLSKHGVSFAEAKTVFDDPLYVDFYDPDHSGDEQRYLIVGESNQRRLLIVSYTERGDSMRLISARVVTSAEREAYQEG; encoded by the coding sequence ATGAATTTTGAGTGGGACGAAAATAAAGCGGTAATAAATCTGTCAAAGCATGGGGTTTCGTTTGCAGAAGCCAAAACCGTTTTTGACGATCCACTTTATGTTGACTTTTACGATCCCGACCACTCTGGAGATGAACAACGTTACTTAATAGTGGGAGAGTCAAACCAGAGACGCTTGCTAATCGTATCGTATACGGAGAGAGGAGATTCGATGCGCCTCATTAGTGCGAGAGTTGTCACGTCAGCCGAACGAGAAGCCTATCAAGAAGGGTAA
- a CDS encoding GUN4 domain-containing protein has product MTDPMIVSVPANDIDSLSLQLNTGSLRVQEQIIPQLADLGNEGLDVLMEFLLKRRDTPATWVDGKAYQVLHKSDAPKVQEFLQNNFPEGIVPLKSECGINYNPLQQLLAIQDFQAADLATIQKMCELAGPTAVQRKWLYFTDVDNFPAIDLQTINTLWLVHSEGKFGFSVQREIWLGLGKKWDDFWSKIGWKNGNNWTRYPHEFTWDLNAPKGHLPLSNQLRGVRVIASLFAHPVWSKNLEK; this is encoded by the coding sequence ATGACAGACCCAATGATTGTATCAGTCCCTGCTAATGACATCGACTCCCTCAGCCTCCAGTTAAATACTGGATCTCTTCGAGTCCAAGAACAAATAATCCCCCAGTTAGCTGACTTGGGTAATGAGGGGTTAGATGTATTGATGGAATTTTTACTGAAACGTCGTGACACCCCGGCGACTTGGGTTGATGGCAAAGCCTATCAAGTCCTTCATAAATCTGATGCACCTAAAGTCCAAGAATTCCTGCAAAATAATTTTCCTGAAGGAATTGTACCTCTAAAATCAGAGTGCGGGATTAATTACAATCCCTTGCAACAGTTACTCGCCATCCAAGACTTCCAAGCGGCGGATCTGGCCACCATCCAAAAAATGTGTGAACTCGCAGGGCCAACTGCAGTACAAAGAAAATGGTTGTATTTTACAGATGTAGATAATTTTCCTGCTATTGACCTACAAACCATTAATACTTTGTGGTTAGTCCACTCTGAAGGTAAATTTGGCTTTTCAGTACAGCGAGAAATTTGGCTGGGTTTAGGCAAAAAATGGGATGATTTCTGGTCTAAAATTGGCTGGAAAAATGGCAATAACTGGACGCGATACCCTCACGAGTTTACCTGGGATTTAAACGCGCCTAAGGGTCACTTGCCCCTGTCTAATCAACTACGGGGAGTGCGGGTCATTGCTTCTTTATTTGCTCACCCTGTTTGGTCGAAAAATCTAGAAAAATGA
- a CDS encoding NADP-dependent isocitrate dehydrogenase, with protein MYDKINPPTSGAKITFKDGEPIVPDNPIIPFIRGDGTGIDIWPAAQKVLDAAVAKAYKGKRQISWFKVYAGDEACDLYGTYQYLPQDTLTAIGEYGVAIKGPLTTPVGGGIRSLNVALRQIFDLYTCVRPCRYYAGTPSPHKNPEKLDVIVYRENTEDIYLGIEWRQGSEIGDRLIKILNEELIPATPEHGKKQIPLDSGIGIKPISKKGSQRLVRRAIKHALLLPKHKKQVTLVHKGNIMKYTEGAFRDWGYELAASEFRPETVTERESWILSNKEKNPDISLEDNARQIDPGFDALTPEKKSQIVQEVKEVLESIWETHGNGKWKDKVLVNDRIADSIFQQIQTRPDEYSILATMNLNGDYLSDAAAAIVGGLGMGPGANIGDVCAIFEATHGTAPKHAGLDRINPGSVILSGVMMLEYLGWQEAADLIKKGLGDAIAHSQVTYDLARLLEPAVEPLKCSEFAEAIIQHFG; from the coding sequence ATGTACGATAAGATTAACCCTCCCACAAGCGGAGCAAAAATTACCTTCAAAGATGGTGAGCCGATTGTGCCAGACAATCCGATTATCCCTTTTATCCGGGGTGATGGTACAGGGATAGATATTTGGCCGGCTGCTCAAAAAGTACTCGATGCAGCGGTAGCAAAGGCATATAAAGGCAAGCGTCAAATTAGTTGGTTTAAGGTCTACGCTGGCGATGAAGCTTGTGATTTATACGGTACATACCAGTATTTACCACAAGATACTTTGACGGCAATAGGAGAATATGGCGTTGCTATTAAAGGCCCACTGACTACTCCTGTCGGCGGTGGGATTCGTTCCTTAAATGTGGCACTGCGACAAATTTTTGACTTGTATACCTGCGTGCGTCCTTGCCGCTACTATGCAGGTACGCCCTCACCCCACAAAAACCCCGAAAAACTCGATGTGATTGTCTATCGGGAAAATACAGAAGATATTTATTTGGGCATTGAGTGGCGACAAGGGAGTGAAATAGGCGATCGCTTAATTAAAATTCTCAACGAAGAATTGATTCCCGCGACTCCAGAACATGGCAAAAAACAAATTCCCTTAGATTCGGGCATTGGCATCAAACCAATCAGCAAAAAGGGTTCCCAGCGCTTAGTCCGACGCGCCATTAAACACGCCCTCCTACTCCCCAAACACAAAAAACAGGTGACTTTGGTGCATAAGGGCAACATCATGAAATACACCGAAGGCGCTTTTCGTGATTGGGGTTATGAACTAGCAGCCAGCGAATTTCGCCCAGAAACGGTGACTGAACGGGAATCTTGGATTTTGAGTAACAAGGAGAAAAACCCCGATATTTCCTTAGAAGATAACGCCCGTCAGATTGATCCTGGGTTTGATGCCCTGACGCCTGAAAAGAAATCACAAATTGTCCAGGAAGTCAAAGAAGTTCTGGAATCAATTTGGGAAACTCATGGAAATGGCAAATGGAAAGATAAAGTTTTGGTTAATGACCGGATTGCTGACAGTATTTTTCAACAAATCCAAACCAGACCCGATGAATATTCGATTCTGGCGACGATGAACTTAAACGGTGATTATCTGTCAGATGCGGCGGCGGCGATCGTTGGTGGACTGGGGATGGGGCCAGGGGCAAATATTGGCGATGTCTGTGCCATCTTTGAAGCCACCCACGGCACCGCACCCAAACACGCCGGCTTAGATCGGATTAATCCCGGTTCGGTGATTTTGTCTGGTGTAATGATGCTGGAGTATCTGGGTTGGCAAGAAGCCGCAGACTTGATTAAAAAAGGCTTAGGAGATGCGATCGCTCACAGTCAAGTCACCTACGATTTAGCCCGGTTGCTAGAACCAGCAGTAGAACCACTCAAATGTTCTGAATTTGCCGAGGCCATAATTCAGCACTTTGGCTAA
- a CDS encoding superoxide dismutase, which translates to MTINRRHFLFLLAASAGGFTLDACALAQTSPQGTETTPGIALDTTTGSVKLPPLPYAYEALEPHIDAKTMQFHHDKHHAAYVKNLNAALEKHPELKNKSVEELLRKLDTVPEDIRKVVRNNGGGHVNHSMFWQIMKPKGGGDPTGEIATAINQNFGSFAAFKKQFNEAGASRFGSGWAWLVRTKDGKLEVTSTANQDSPLSAGKYPILGNDVWEHAYYLNYQNRRADYLEAWWNVVNWEEINKRFAAASKFA; encoded by the coding sequence ATGACTATTAATCGACGCCATTTCTTGTTTTTACTCGCAGCTAGTGCAGGTGGTTTTACATTAGATGCTTGTGCTTTGGCACAGACTTCTCCTCAAGGAACCGAAACAACTCCCGGCATAGCACTAGATACAACAACAGGATCTGTCAAGCTACCACCTTTGCCCTACGCCTACGAAGCACTAGAACCACACATCGATGCTAAAACAATGCAGTTTCACCACGATAAGCACCACGCAGCTTATGTGAAAAACCTGAATGCGGCATTAGAGAAACACCCGGAACTGAAAAATAAAAGTGTTGAAGAACTATTACGCAAGCTTGACACCGTACCAGAAGATATTCGTAAAGTAGTACGCAATAATGGTGGTGGACATGTGAACCACTCCATGTTTTGGCAAATCATGAAACCAAAGGGTGGTGGAGATCCCACAGGAGAAATTGCCACAGCAATCAATCAAAATTTTGGCAGTTTTGCAGCTTTCAAAAAACAATTCAATGAAGCTGGCGCTAGTCGTTTTGGTAGTGGCTGGGCTTGGCTGGTTCGCACTAAAGATGGCAAGCTAGAAGTTACATCTACAGCTAACCAAGACAGTCCCCTAAGTGCAGGTAAGTATCCCATTTTGGGCAATGACGTTTGGGAACATGCCTATTATCTCAATTACCAAAATCGCCGCGCCGATTACTTAGAAGCTTGGTGGAATGTGGTGAATTGGGAAGAGATTAACAAGCGGTTTGCTGCAGCTAGTAAATTTGCTTAA
- a CDS encoding HAMP domain-containing histidine kinase, whose product MKTTNVEKHRGQLSCISLPGKGTEFIIEIPV is encoded by the coding sequence ATGAAAACTACTAATGTAGAAAAACATCGGGGACAGTTAAGCTGCATTTCTCTACCAGGAAAGGGTACAGAATTTATCATTGAAATTCCGGTGTGA